Genomic segment of Lynx canadensis isolate LIC74 unplaced genomic scaffold, mLynCan4.pri.v2 scaffold_58_arrow_ctg1, whole genome shotgun sequence:
CAGGGGCTTGTACTGACTGGTTTCTAACCTGTCTCATCCAGAGCGTCACGGGCCGCTTGTAAAGCAAGTAGGGgctcctgaggaaagggaaattgCTGACCCACAAAAAGCGGAACGAACCATAAGCCTGGCGCTCGCCCACCTGGGTGTCTCGAAAAGCTAGAgccggggatggggggtgggagggaagctTGGGGAAGACCCTATTACCCAATTTGTTCCTCACTGGTCGCCTCTGTTGAAATCTTGGCTTCCCATATATAAGGTGCACAGAGACTTTAACCCTCAGTGGAGAGGCTAGGAATCTAGAATGTAATGCTTCAGCCCTTAGCTTGGGGCTTCCGGTTTCCTTAAGCTTCGAAGGCGTGGTCATTCAGGGTCGCGATTCCACCTCTCGCCGCCTCCGCCCCGCGATTTCTCTGGGAGTTCCGATCTCTTCGCCGGCACTGGAGGGTTCCGTGGGTCCGAGCGCCCGAAACTGGACGCTCCCCTGTGAAACagtggagagagaagcccaaacgAGCTCAGCCTCAATTACGAGCAGTCTTCAGTCAGAGGTTGTGGAAGTTAAGACGGAGGCCTTCTTAGGGCGTTTTCCTTAGAAACAGGGTTCAAAGGAAGATGTGTTAATTTCTCACGGCATCTTCCTCgctgtgccccgccccccgccggctGCCGGGACTTTGTGGAGAGAGCCCAGCTCGAAGGGCTTGGAGATGGCCCCTCCCTAGCCTGAGTAGTTTACCTCGTCTCTGCACCCCTAGGCGGCGCTGCGCTCCTCTGCACCGACCAGCTCCGCTTTCCCAGACGGCTGCCAAGCCTCCAGTCCCGAGAGTTTAGCTTCCAGCCCGTCAGCCCGGGGCAATTCCAGTATATTCAAGAGGCAGAACGTCGGCGGTCTGTGCACCTCGAGTCCGCTTCGGCGGGCGGCCGGCTCTTGCTCTTTACCACAGTTCGTGCTCTCCGGGAGTCCGGAGCATGGTTCTGGGTCACTGCTGGTGGAGCGGGGACGCCAAGAGGGAGGAGGATGGTGGGCTGGAGGGTGGCGGTTCTATGTCTGTGGGTCTCCTGCTGCTCTGCCGCCAGACAGCTGGAATACTCAGTGTTGGAGGAGACCGTGCGGAGCGTAGCTGTAGGTAATGTTTCCGCGGACTTGGGGCTGTCAGCGGCCGCTCTACGCTTGCGGAACTTTCGCTTACTTTCCAGCCTCCGCGAGCCCTACTTCGGGGTGGATCTGGCCAGCGGTAGCCTGGTGGTCCGAGAGCCGGCAGACCGCGAACGGCTGTGGGACTAAAGCTGCCTGCGTCTTGACCTATGAGCTGGTGCTCGAGGACCCGCTGGAGCTACACAAGATGCGAGTTCACGTCGTGGACATCAACGACAACTCTCCTGTCTTCCCTGCCGGCGACGTGCAGCTGCACATCCCCGAGTTCCTGTTGCCTGGAGCCCGCTTTACTCTTCCTAATGCCCTAGATGCGGACGAGGGAAGCAACGGTGTCCTGACCTACACCCTGAGCCCCAGCCAGCACTTTCGCTTGATCATGGGGTCGCGAGTCGACGGCAGTGAATACCCGGAGTTGGTATTAGAGAAAGCGCTGGATCGGGAGCAGCGTGCCACCCACCAGCTACTGCTCACCGCTAAGGATGGAGGGCAGCCCGCGCGCTCCGGAGAAGCACAAGTTACCATCATAGTGGTGGACACAAACGACAATGCGCCTGTATTTGAGCGCACAGTATACCGTGCCAAGGTACCAGAGACTGCCCCGAACGGGACTTTGTTATTACGAGTTCAGGCCTCGGACCCGGATGAAGGCTCCAATGGGGAAATCCGGTACTCCTTAAGCAATAGCACGCTGGTGGAGCTGCGACACTACTTTCACGTGCACCCTAGAAATGGGGAAGTGCGGGTAGCTGCTTCACTCGGTCTACCTGAAACGGTGTTGGAAGCATACATTGAGGCGAGGGATGAGGGTACCTTCGGTCTAGCTAGTACTGTCAAACTGCTGGTGGAAGTGACTGATGTGAATGATCATGCCCCTGAGGTGAACCTCCTGACTCTATCCAGTTCAGTTTCTGAGGACGCAGCCCCTGGCACAGTGATTGCTCTCTTCAGTCTAAGGGACGAGGACCTCGGTCCCAATGGTAAGGTCTTTTGTAGCATGTCCAGTGGAGGCCCTTTTAAGCTGAAGGCTTCTTTTGACAACTACTACAGCTGGTGACTGATGGGCCGCTGGACCGGGAGCAGGTCAGCGAATACCATGTCCTGATTACTGCCTCAGATGGTGGCTCACCCCCACTGAGCACCCGCAGGACAGTGACTGTGTCTGTTGCTGATGTGAACGACAATTCACCAAATTTTGCTCAACCACAACAGGAACTTTTTGTGGCTGAAAACAATGATCCTGGGGCCTCTTTAGGCCGTGTTTTTGCCCAGGATCCGGACCTAGGGGAAAATGGCCTTGTCTTCTATGAGCTGTTGGATATTATCTCTGAAAGGCAGACAGCCTCTAGCTTGGTGGCAGTAGAATCATCCAGTGGGGCTATCACTGCCAAAATTCCCTTTGACTTTGAGCAACTCAGGGGGTTTCACTTCCAAGTGGAAGCCCGGGATGGTGGCATTCCTCCCAGAAGTGCAGCAGTGACTGTGAACTTATTTGTGGTAGATAGGAACGACAATGCTCCAGTCATCCTGTTTCCCTTGCCCAGAAATGGCTCTGTTCCAGTGGAAATTGTGCCTCGCTCTGCCAGAACTGGACACTTGGTCACAAAAGTGGTAGCAGAGGATGCAGACAGTGGCTCTAATGCTTGGCTTTCTTACCATATTTTTCAGGCTTCTGACTCTAGCCTCTTCAGAATTTCAGCCAATATGGGAGAACTTCGTACTGCCCGCTTCATTCTTCCCACTGATGCAGTCAAACAGAGGGTGGTGGTAGTGGTTCGAGACCATGGAGACCcctcactttcctcttctgtcacATTAGGTATACTGTTGAGCAACTTTGCCCCTCAGGTCCTTCCAGACTTTGAAGATACCTGGGAAAGAGGAGGCCACCTTTCCACCCAGAACCTGTATTTAGTAATTGCCCTggcctctatttcctttttatttctggggtGCTTACTTTTCTTTGTGTGCATCAAGGTGAACCAGAGCCCAGCTTGTTGTTCTCAAAGCTGCTGTCGCTCTTCAGAAGAGTTGAGGCAAGGGAGGAAGATGGCTTCAAGTCCTTGTATGACATCAGCCACGATAGATGTCACTACAGTTG
This window contains:
- the LOC115508195 gene encoding LOW QUALITY PROTEIN: protocadherin alpha-C1-like (The sequence of the model RefSeq protein was modified relative to this genomic sequence to represent the inferred CDS: inserted 3 bases in 2 codons), whose translation is MVGWRVAVLCLWVSCCSAARQLEYSVLEETVRSVAVGNVSADLGLSAAALRLRNFRLLSSLREPYFGVDLASGSLVVREPADRERXCGTKAACVLTYELVLEDPLELHKMRVHVVDINDNSPVFPAGDVQLHIPEFLLPGARFTLPNALDADEGSNGVLTYTLSPSQHFRLIMGSRVDGSEYPELVLEKALDREQRATHQLLLTAKDGGQPARSGEAQVTIIVVDTNDNAPVFERTVYRAKVPETAPNGTLLLRVQASDPDEGSNGEIRYSLSNSTLVELRHYFHVHPRNGEVRVAASLGLPETVLEAYIEARDEGTFGLASTVKLLVEVTDVNDHAPEVNLLTLSSSVSEDAAPGTVIALFSLRDEDLGPNGKVFCSMSSGGPFKLKASFDNYYXLVTDGPLDREQVSEYHVLITASDGGSPPLSTRRTVTVSVADVNDNSPNFAQPQQELFVAENNDPGASLGRVFAQDPDLGENGLVFYELLDIISERQTASSLVAVESSSGAITAKIPFDFEQLRGFHFQVEARDGGIPPRSAAVTVNLFVVDRNDNAPVILFPLPRNGSVPVEIVPRSARTGHLVTKVVAEDADSGSNAWLSYHIFQASDSSLFRISANMGELRTARFILPTDAVKQRVVVVVRDHGDPSLSSSVTLGILLSNFAPQVLPDFEDTWERGGHLSTQNLYLVIALASISFLFLGCLLFFVCIKVNQSPACCSQSCCRSSEELRQGRKMASSPCMTSATIDVTTVERLSQTYLYRASLGLGSDNNSLLLRGEYSAADLRNLATGVGLNLPISCIHIRNRKGDHVNVNAMVSKS